From Fusarium oxysporum f. sp. lycopersici 4287 chromosome 10, whole genome shotgun sequence, the proteins below share one genomic window:
- a CDS encoding 50S ribosomal protein L13 encodes MSQVLGLTKLAYSRVWHSVSASAPHATLSTQPGVTPPSLGRLASRIAVLLMGKHKPIFDPSTDCGDYVVVTNCAALYTTGRKKWQKPYYRHTTRPGSLKSITMDALMEAHGGSEVLRKAVRGMLPKNRLRDKRLARLKAFEGDAHPYKDNLIRFAGVPVGEEGWEKATERVRNGDKKRL; translated from the exons ATGTCGCAAGTCCTCGGTCTG ACAAAACTGGCCTACTCTCGAGTATGGCATAGTGTATCTGCCTCCGCCCCTCATGCCACACTCTCTACTCAGCCCGGCGTTACACCACCTTCACTCGGCCGTCTCGCATCCCGCATCGCCGTTCTTCTCATGGGCAAGCACAAGCCGATTTTCGACCCATCAACCGATTGCGGTGACTACGTTGTCGTGACCAACTGCGCCGCTCTTTACACAACCGGCCGCAAGAAGTGGCAAAAGCCTTACTACCGACACACGACACGACCTGGCAGCCTCAAGTCCATAACAATGGACGCACTCATGGAGGCGCACGGAGGCAGTGAGGTTCTGCGCAAGGCTGTGCGTGGCATGTTGCCCAAGAACCGACTACGAGACAAGCGATTGGCAAGACTTAAGGCGTTTGAGGGCGATGCTCATCCGTACAAGGATAACTTGATACGGTTTGCTGGCGTACCAGTGGGAGAGGAAGGTTGGGAGAAGGCCACCGAAAGGGTCCGAAATGGCGATAAGAAGCGATTATAA